The Aythya fuligula isolate bAytFul2 chromosome 1, bAytFul2.pri, whole genome shotgun sequence nucleotide sequence gcaccacACCCTCCGCTGACCTCCACCCCGTCCTGCGCTGCCGCTTGGTGCAGCCGCCAAGGTCTTGCCGGGGCCCTGAGAGCGGCACAACCTACTGAGGACCTCAGGAAGAGCAGGAGCCTCTCCCCTTCCagcagaagttttatttttttttcctgtgtttctctctttcccGTGTGGCAGAGCAATGCAGCAGTCCTGCATCCCGCCAGGCAGTGCTCTGTTGCTGAGCAACCCTGTGCTTGCTGAGAGGGCTCTTTTGCAGCGGCAAACCTGGTGAGGGAATGGTGAGGAAAACGAGGTGAGGTGGCACCCGAAACCCACCTCCTGGgtgtccccagcagccaggTCCCTACCAGCATATGGAGGTGAGGAGCCGTGAGGACCCCGATGGGGACATCAGCTGAGGAACGGCAGTGGGGCCGCATCTTCTGCTCCTCTGCGCCCATCCTGTTCTGAAGGAGTGAGCAGCCGTGACCCAGGATTCATCGGTCAGCCAATATAATTAGTTCACAAGGTTTCCTGCTCTGCAAAGCCATCTCCTGTTTCACTTGGTTGAAGGTGGATGAGGGATGGGGGTGGAAAGAGGTGGTGGTGGACAGCTGGGTTGCGTTGGTGGGTTGGGTGGAGATCAGCTGTGTGCATTTCACCCCATCATTACTTGGGGAAAACAGACCAGTTTTAGGCACATCAGCAAATATATGCCATTGGATAGGAGAGCCTATCTCAAACTGCTTCGTGGGGTCATGAGGCACAATGCTTGGCAAACCTAGCGTTGTTCCCGGCTCTGTACATTTTGGCCCGTGCTTTCCCACAGGCTGTTGGGTGCCTGGCCGTGATCCAGGCTCTCTGAAACTCAGCCCTACCCCTCCAAACAGATCAGCATCATGGTATGCAGTGACCAGGCTTTTTGGGGGCCCTGCAAGGAAAATCCAGCCTGCAACTTCTACCTGACAGAGGCAGAGGATCTACAAGACAGTTGTGCAACCTCAACACCTACAAGCCATATTATGAGGAGGGCAGGAAAAAAGCTCCTTCAAGAAGAGGTAACTTTCAATGACGTAGCTCTTCTCTCAACATACAGCAAGCTAAAGTTTCCCAGCCGCTGTTTTTAGGCTAGCTCTGAGGTATGTGCACtaatttttatgctttgttttcaaggcTGTTTCCTATGCACATCAGCTGTACTAAGGGGCAGCTCAGGTTGGGCAAATCTTCTTGAAGAAACAAGGAATGACTTGTCTTGGGGCCAAGTGCAAATGCTAGTGGCAAGCTTCTGATGTGGCTATGATGAGCCAGCTCCCACTCCTTgaataaaaagttgttttttataATACTTCAAGGTGATGCAGGTGTGATGCACCAGAGGAAAGTATAATTGTGCATTTTGTAGTACTAAATCAAGCAATAGTGCAAGAACACCATGGCCTTCAAGACACTGTGAACCGAAAAGAAGCTCTGCTGTCTAATGTTTTTTTAGGGTCAGAGTACTGGCATGTCTGGTGCTTGCTGTGGGAAAGGGCATGTGCTGAAGTCCTCCCCTTTTCTGTGGCTCActgtggggcagggcaggccGGGGCTCCTGCACTGAGCTGGCAGCCAGAAGCCAGTTTGCTGCTCATAAATCTCAGTGGAAAATTGAAGACTGAAGGCAGGCAACTAGAATATTAAGAAACTGAAGGgtatattttttatatgttACGTAGTGAAGATAAAAACAGATTGCTGGTGTTTAATTTTGGTAACATCCAGGGAATAGTGGGGTAGGAGCAGTGTTAAGCTGGCCAGtgatgcagagctgctggcagggagcagtggAAAGGGATGATTCCTGCAGTGGGATCAGGGGCAATGTCCCAGCAACAGGAAAGGCCAGGGAAGAGGATAAACTGCTGGATGTGGGTGTTTGGCTCTGGTGTGGCTCCTCTCACCAGTGGATTTCAAAGAGCTTTGCACCAGAGTACAAGGCCAGACATGGATGTGGCGCAATGCAGAGCTGCGTGCTGGATGCGCTTGCTCGTGTCCCAGAACAGCACGGCCCCTTTCGTCTGCAGCGTTGGCAGGGTGCCCTGCATCCCCTGCCCTCTCAGCAGGGCTCATCatccctgcctggctgctctgtgccctgcgGACAAACCCTGAATGTCAGCATCTCCCTTTTGCTCAAAGGGATGCACAGGGAGATGAAGTAACTTCCTTCAGGCTGCAGGGCCAAAGGGAGACCCCAGATCTCCCAGGTGCCTCAATTAATGACTGTGCTTCAAAgagctgccctccctccctgcctcgtGCTGACAGGGTCACCCTCCTCCACAGCCCATCCAAAAAGTGGGAGCAACATGGCCACAGGGGTGTTAGGTGAGCTGGGTGTTGCAGACAGCACCAGGCTACCCTACTGTCCACAGCAGGAGACTCAGCTGTGTGATGGGTTTTAAACACCTCTGTCAAGAGGTGActccaccaggcagcacttTTGGTGATTTTTCTGAGGGAAAACCGAACCTAGCAAGCATCCGAGGAGCCCTGAGATGTGGCTCTGGGAATAACACACCGCGAGGGGCTGGGCTTCTGGCTGAGCGTGCGTTCCTGCCACACTGCTGTTCCTCCCAAATGAGCTTTTACCAAGCGTCCCGCACATGCCCTCTGCTCCAGCGGCAGGATATCCTTCATTTGTCTGCACAAAGCGCAGATGAGCACCTCTTGGCGTTGTTTTCCCAGCCGGCTGACGGGAGGGTCAGCAGGGGCCAAAGCAGCTGCGGCAAGTAAAGGAAAGGTAGCCATGGCAACCCAAGTTATCTGCATCCTCCATGCgtttccttctccccaccctACATCGTATCTTTCCCACCCAAACCTCAAGCCAATAGAGCCAGTGACCAGCTGGCAGGATGGGGGCTGCGGCCGGGGCTCCAGCATCCAGCGCATCTGGCTGCGTTTCGGGGCTCACCGCGGCAGGGCCAGGAGTGTAGAGAGGGGTGGCTTGCAACAGTCAGAGCTCTCCGCGACTGTAGATGGGGCGCTGGATATGTCACCTTTGCTCCAGAGTTGCAGATtcgtggctgctgctgctgctggttttggcCCTGAGCTgtagccctgctgcagcagtgacGGCGTCTCCGTCTGCGCCCCACGTCAAGCCCAGCTACAGTTTTGGCCGGACTTTCCTGGGACTCGACAAGTGCAACGCCTGCATTGGGACATCCATTTGCAAGAaattctttaaagaagaaataaggtCAGAAACTCGGCACAGTGATTTTTAGCGCATTCTGCATGGTACCCTGAAAGTTGCCTGTTAGAGTTTCCCAGTGCTTTAAGGAAAGACGATGCAAAGAGTAACTTATCATTGGGCTGCCATTACAGCGCCGggtattttaatttatgtctATGCGCTGCTGCTCTGactctgtttgcttttaaagctgCACAGACCCGACAAGAACTGTAACTTGAAGGCAGGAGTAAAAGGCACAACTTTCTGCACAGAGAGTATCTCTGGAGGAGTTCAAGGCAGtggtgggggaagggaagagggaaggaagaaatcagTTTGTTTTGATGTCACTGGACGGATTTGATTGTGAGCAGCTGAGTAAAGGCGAGGGGTTTTAACTTTGCATGTTCCAATGGGCTGTGTTAGCTACAAACATATGGGCGTGCTATGTAGTCCTGTACCAGGCACAACAGCACCCATGTGCAGAAATTCACGTGCGTATTAACCAAGACCAAAAGCGACGTGCACCTGCCTGAGGCATGGGGGCTCCTGCACATCGGGTACCTGTGTGCTAGAGCACAGGCAGGGCTAAAATGTTCTTATGCTTTGGGGAGTTTTCTGTGAGAAtttgaaggcagcagcagaagttgcATTTGCCTCAAAGTCAATGGGACGTGGGCTGCCCATTTCCATGTTCACCTTTTCCATGTTCACAAAGGTGGATGGCGCTTTGTGCTTCCCTCTCTTGGTCCTCAGCAGGACATGCTTCATTAACCCCCCACCACTTCCAGGAGCTGTGGCATGCCCTTGAACAGCAAGCACCGGGATGTGGGGTTCATTCCCAGAGCCTGCCCACCAGCTGGCCCAAAAGCAGAGCGTGGCAGAAGTTGTCACTGAAATATCAGATTTTCAAAACGCTGTGAAAACGAGCTGACCAAAACTATTTGAGGTCTTGTGCCAATGTTGGCAGCTAGTCTTGGCTGAGAGTATTGGGAAGGAAGTTTGAAAAAAGTGGATTGCTTCAATTTGTTAATatgatctttctttctttatttttgtttaagacttaatttatttaatgttaatgattaaaaaaatgtaaaactctCCAAATACAAGCAAGGTTATTTTggctgaaacaaaacacttgcttttctcttttctgagtgAAACCAAGTTTGATTTTCTCCAGCATTCAGATCTGGGCCAATCTATAGCCTGTAGCTGGCGGGTTGGTCCTCCACGCAGATCTCATGGAGCACCTTCATTAAAGCACAACCTGGCCCTGAGCTGTGCGGCTCCACACGAAGCTGGATtactgctgctgcatggctcAGTGACGAATCCTGAAAGCATCCAGCACGTGTGCCAGGCCAGTGCTGGGCTGCCTGGAAATGATGCCAGGCACAGGGAGGCTGTGGCCCCCTCAGGGCTCCCCTCGTGCCCAGAGCAACACTCGGTGTGGCATTTTGCACATCCCAGCACCAGTggtggctctgtgctggtgcctgcCTGGCGTCATCTCCCCTGAGCACGGCTGTGTGAGCCAAGTCACAAGGCACATTTATgcttaacttaaaaaaaaggggggaaagaaagaaagcccCAGCCCGTATCCATCCCTTTCCTGTACGTGCCTGGCTCTGTGTGCCTGCTTCGCAGATTaggtgctgggaggggacacggtgcaaagcaaaccaaagtAAGGCACAGCAGATACTCTGTAGTCCTGCCTCAaaaccaggcaaaaaaaaaaaaaaaaaaaaagagagagagagagaaagggttTATTTTCATATCAGATGCTCTGATCATAAGGAAGCTCTGATTTCATATTGGGCAAAATGCCCTCAGCAAGAGCCACAGCAGGGCTAGCACCAGCGGTTGCATTGGATGAGGTCGGTGCAACAGCCTGGGATAATGAATAAATGTCCTGCAGCATTTGCACAGGGCTTGCTGGGAACATTTTGAGGAGAGGGGTTTTCCCCCTTGGGGACAGCTGAGCTGCCCAGAATCTGCAAGATGCTACCCCCTAcagaggagcaggggaaggcaTCAGGACAAGGTTGCACACACTGATATTTGAAGGGGAGATATAGAGGGAAGTAAATCCAATTAACCCCCTCAAAGTTTCTCTGCATGGAGTTCCCAGCTGgaggtcaaaaagaaaaatcagcttcaACCCTCGGCTTCGTTAACGCCTTTTCATTTACTGGCAGCTAGCTGCTCCTGAAGGGCACCCCTTGCCTCTCCTGTTTCAGTTTTGAGCTATCATCATCTTTAATTTATGGCGAGATTAAATTAAGAAACGTTTTCTTATGCACTTGGGCAAGTGTATAATGAGGAGAGCCTGGAGGCAGCCCGTGCAGCCACTGGCCTGGCTGAGGGCCGGGGCTCAGCTGCTCTTGCATCTCGCAGAGGAACCTGCAAAGCAGTCAGATGCCTGTTTCCATCCCATACCCTACACTCCCCACACCTATGCCTTGGGGGTGCCCTGTGGAGACCCTGTGCCCATGCAGGTGGAGGTCACAGTGTGCATTTGGTGCTGGTGTTGCTGTTCTCCTCGCTCCAGCAGTTCCTCCTACCTGGACACGGGGTGACACCGGGCAGCCAGGTCTCTGCCTGGACCAGCCTGGCCAGGAAAGCTGGCATTTTCCACCAGAAAAGATTTTGCAGCTAAGGAAAGCACTACGTCACGGCATTAAACTTTTCCTTGGAACTCACCACTGAAAACTTCAAACAAAATATCCTTTACGAGCTTTGTTTCAGCGTTAGCATTttgattaatgaaaaaaataatacactgGCCTCTCCTGCATCGACACCGAGTAAAGCCACCACCTCAAAGTGAAAGGCCATTCTGGTATTTCCAAACATATTTATGTTCTGGAGTTTTTGTTCTGCAGGgtattttaaagtgttattattcctttttttttgggggggggacactTCTCTCATTGCAGCACAGGCTTCAAGAAATCTCAAAACGTCAGGAGTTCCCAGGGAACTGAAGCCCCGAGCCTTCTTCCTTCACTTTTGCTGTTCACATGGCCCAAATGGTGTTATTTGGGCATAGCAAGGGATATCTTAACTGGGGAACAAATGCAGGTATTTTCTCCAAAGTCCTTTTGGAGAATCACCTACTCTACTCCACCTACTCTTCTTGCCTGGGGCATGTGTGGTCCCTGGGGTGGGAAACGGCTCCCCAGCAGTGCCAAAGGGACCCCCCAAAATCACTTGGGCCATCTCTTGCTGAGGTTTTCGTGACGCTGTGTGGTGCTTGCGCGGTGGGTGTCGGCGAGGCTTGTTAACCCGCTCTCCGTGGGGCTCTCGTTTTGGTTTGGCAGGTTTGACACCTGGCTTTCTTCTCGTTTAAAGCTGCCCCCCAGCTACCTGCTCAGCTACTCGGGCAACTACACCGACGATGCCCAGAGCTGGCGGCTGGTCGACATCACCCGTCTGACCACCAAGTACCAGCACGACCAGGCGGACAAGCGCATCTGCACCTCCCTGCTGAAGACCAAGACCTGCAGCCTGGAGCGCGCCCTGCGCCGCACTCACCGCTTCCAGAAGTGGCTGCGGGCCAAGCGCCTCACCCCCGACCTGGTCCAGGTCAGTGCCCCACCACCGGCCCCAAAACCAGACCAGGGCAACCCACGGGCTCCTGCATGGCCCAAAGGGGACTCCCAAAGCGTCCTGTGCTGCAGGTGGGACAACGCTGGTACGGGCAAAGGGTTGGGGTTGTCTCCAAGGAGGGCAGGAGTGGGGATCCTGGAGGCTGAGGGTGAATGCCCTAATACCGTAATGCCTGCTGGTCCtcaggcaggggaaaaaaaaataataataaaaaaaatgaatcaatacGTGTGAAAACACCAGCAGCTCAGGTGGGGATGTTTCTGCCCCACCCTAAGTTCTTCCACCCTAATGTCTCAGTGCTGTCTGTACTCTATGTATGTCTTCTTTATAGCTAACAGCGCAGGTATTTTAGGGTGAAGGTTCTCACCTAATTACGTGGCTGGGGAAAGAGAGGTTTAAAATAGCAGCTGGGTGAGCCCCAAGGGCCAGCCCAGGGGGACGCACCCAGGGACGAGCTTCCTGGGACATCTCAGGGATTTTTAAGTGAAGAAAGGGCACAGCCGGCTGCAGCAAGGCCGAGATCAGTGCATGCCAGCCCCAGAACTGCACCGCTCCTGTTTTCATGGCTCTCTGGCTGTGTCAATGAGGCACTGTGTGCTCTGTAACATGGCTGCTGGGCTCACAGTGGCCTGAAACAAGAAGCAGCCGGCAGCAGTGACATTTCCACAGCACAGCACGAGTGCGAGCTCCTGCGGAAGCCCATGGTGATGCTCCAAGCCCAAGGCCCCCCGCGCCTCCCTGCCCACCCAGCACCTCCTCGCAGCTGAGAGCCACGGAGCACCTCAGCCTGCACACAGCAAACACGAGCTGGCAACCCAGCACGAGCCATCGGAGGGGGCTTCCTGCGGATAAAAGAAGTCACTGCAGATGCTTACTGGCAGCCACTGCTCTCCTGGTGTTTTTGGAGATGTTTAACTGCACGCTGCTGATGCCCAGCGTGATTCTGCCCCCGTTTCATGATGCTGTGGTCACCCAGGGGTGTCTgtgctcccctccctgcagtTTTGGCACTGAGGAAAACTAATGACTCGagtaattttgtcttttgtaaCAGGGAATTATAATAGCCCTCCACATCCTTGAATCGGGATGACAGCCCATGAAGCGCTGCTTTTACACTTTGCGCTGCCtaccctgcctgccccagctcccatcCGAGCTGCCACACTGATTATTTCACCCGCCACAACGAAAATACTTGTCAGATGCAGCGAAGCCTTCACTGCTAAAATCTCGCTGgcctgggagaggagctgggctcAGCTCGGGCTGTGCACTGCTGCCCATGTTGTTGTAACGCACATGGCAGCACCACCACACGCTGCTTTGCCCATGTCTTGGGGCCAGATTTTGTCACTGTGAGCCATACAGGGCTTGTTTGCCCTCTTCGAGGTGAGCAGCAACAAAATGTAGGCTAACTTCAGCACCAATGGCCTGCAGGGCAAAGTTATAACCCAGGTTACAAAGCGCAGCCTGGAAAATGTGCGAGGACATCAGCAAGGGTGTCTGCAGCGGGGATGAGCTTCATGGCTTCACTGGACATCctcagcttctctttttttgggggggtgaaTGAAACCCCTGCCTTCAAACAGCCAGGAGCTGTGAGTGTTTCAATATGTACATCCAGCTCTCTCCTCCTGGGTCCAAATCCCAAATTTCTTCAATTGGTTtcaccaggcagcagcacatggggcagcaggcagcagtgctcctgggctgtgctgcccttCCTCAGGCTGGCTGAAAAGACagcaaagtgaagaaaatttgtCTCCCTGAGGTCATCTTTATGTCCCACTGGATTCTGTGCATGTCTGCATGAGATCTGCGTACGTACACATGGACAAGAGTTTAACACACATCACATATCGTGCAGTAGGGAAAAAATCATAGCTGAGTGCAGGTAGGCATTGTAGGAACTACTCATTATCAGATACAAGGATGTAGGAATTTAATCAAAGTAAATAAGAAGCTTTCCATATCAATCACAAACAAGATGTCAGGCTGCCTGTCAGGTCTTATTCTCCAGGGTGATAAGATGCTGGAAAGGACTTGAGATGTTCTGAGATAAATCAGTATCTTCAGTGTTTCAAGTATACAaccttcacatttttcttccgCTGGCAGTTTTTGTCTGACAGTTTTACAACTGCGGCTGCCTTTCTGCTGTATGGATGCTGCCGTCATTCAGCCCCAGCCAGGTGTCGGTCACTGCTTTAGCCATGAAAACCCTAAAACAGTTCCATGGGAAAGGAGCAGTCACGATCGCTGTGTGCAGCACATGTCCGCATCTGTGTTCATAGGATAAGCTCTGACCCTGGAAAAAATCCTAATTATAGCTTCTATGCATTCTCGTGGTTTCTGTTCCTACTGTACACTTGTTAAGGGTCTCAGCTTTTGCATGACAAACTCCTGAAGCTAGTGAAGCTTTCTAACTTTGGCTGCAAATATTTGCATACACGCTGAGCTGCTAGAGACTTTCTCCACTGTTTCTCGTACTTAACACAATTCTGTTCTGctcattttttctcacttctcctcCAAAGGGAAAGTGACAGAGTCACCCATAATGTGTCTGCAAGTGCAGTGAGACAGAAATCCATAACcgtcccttccctccccctatGGTTTCTGATAATTAgtggaaaatgtatttccttcaTAAGGCCACACTGTATGTGTACGTACAGAACTGTATGAAGGCTTGTAGCTAGAACTGAGGAGCATTATTTTTGAcaagtggggggaaaaaagtgttctttgGTCTTGGCAAATCAACACTCTAGTAGGGATTGGGCTTTTCAGGTAGTTTTGACCATTCAGGGCTTGCTCCATGCAACTGATGGCCAAGGAGAGAGAGACTGGGCCCCCCTGAAACCAGCAGGGAGGCAAAAGAGTGggcacaggaggttctgtcCCTCCTTCTGCATCTGCACAGGAGAGTGGcactctcctctttctcttgtttcttcttattatttttttctcatggctGGTTAATCAATGCTTTATGCCAAATGAACAGCTCATGCAGGAAGGGCTGTGTGAGACCTACCTCAGAGCTACCAAATGACTTGGGGAGATCCTGACTCAAATCTTTGCTCCCAGCGTGAAGAACGGCAGGCAGCAAATGTGAGCTCAAGTGCCCTGTCCTCTGACAAATGCCTCACAGACATCAGATGAGAAACTAAATCCAAAAGAACAAATTTGGCTACTTGAATCATTTGGCAGAAAGAGGTTTTGCACAAGTCCAactcccctccccagcagagGAAAGGCAGGGCAGCATTTCTGCATTGCTGTCGGGAATTCTCCTCCCCGTGTCACCTCTCCTtggtttttaaaactttaaaacaaaggtatttttctACAACAAAGTTCTAAGTATAGATGCCATTTATCCCAGATGTAGACCGCTTGTTACAATTTTACAAATCAAGGCCACAAATTTGAAAGGTGAAATATGGTGATGGCTGAAGCCATTAGCCCAACAATTCTTTACTTGTTGCTGGCATTTGCAAGAAAACATGCTCAGGATATTCAAATTTGGCTTTGAGAGCTAATGCGCAAGTTTATCAGAGAGATAATGCACCCTGTGCTTGTGCCCATGTACAatgtttatttacagttttaaggCGTGTTTACTGACCTTAACAGGGAGCATTTCCAAGAAAGCTGCTTATAGGCTAGGCAAAGAGGGAAGCAATCTGAAGACATTATTTGAAGAGGGAAGTGACTCACTGGAGGAGCAATGGGAGAGGCCGCCGTGGGccggcagggctggcagggctggcgCTGCCTGGTGAGGCAGGGACAAGGGGCTGGTGGTGGCCAGGGCCATGCTGTGAAGACTGCGTGCCATTTTCAGAATTTGTCTCAAATTGGTATTTTTGGCTGATGCTGTCCCATTTCTTCCTGGGAGGGAGTTGCTGTGGAGTCCCCCATGTGCCCGTGCCCATTagtggtgctgcagagcagagagctgcccCCGTACCAGAACACCTTTTGATATCTCaggctggaaaaataaacacccATGTTGTGCTTTGCTCCCTCTCCAGGGCCTGTCTAGCCCAATGCTGCGCTGCCCATCCCAGCGCCTCCTGGACCGGATAGTGCGGCGCTACGCCGAGGTGCCAGACGCCGGCAGCATCTACATGGACCACCTCACCGACCGGGACAAGCTGCGCCTCCTGTACACGCTGTCGGTGAATTCACACCCCATCCTGTTACAGGTAAGTACCGCCCCAGCTGGAAACATCACCCCTTGCAAGCATGAGCCATGCCCCAGTCCCTGCTGCCAGGACTGCCCTTTGCACACTCCCCGACCTTTATGAAGCGTGTTTCTTCTGAGGAGATGGGTGGCTGAAGACAGGCAGACTCCTGCAGTACTCCCTGCACCAGCCTGTGAAGTTGCTGAGAGACACGGATGCCCAGCCCCTGAAATAAATCAGAGCCCAGATGGGTTATTGCAGCAGCACGCTGTGAAAGCCAGGTTTTTACACATCCCTGATGTTTCAGTGTCATGTTTGCATTGCTAATGTATTACTTAAAATCGCAGCCTTTTTATAAAATCCAAAGCACAAGAGAGCACACACTAACACATAAGGACTGAGACACAGTGTTGGGACTGAACGTGGATTTGGGGAGCATGGATTTCCCAGTCTCAGTGTGCCACAGCTGTTATTAATGTTTGCGTACCTCTGGTAGCTGGCTCTACGACAGGGCGCAGCTCTGAGGTGTTTGGTACAATCCCGAATACAACTGAGCTCTGAGTTTGAAGGCAGAGAGCTTCTCTGGTCCCCTCCTGGCATGTGGCCTCCACTCTCACTGTGTGAGGACCTCCATGGGAGCATCCCCTCGGCCACCTCACATCCAGTCCTCACTGCTGTTGCTTGCAACCCTTTGAGATATGATGAAGCAGAGAGAAGGCAACGTCTTCCTCCTAATTGAGGCCACCGAGGGCCCACACTGTGCTCCCCTGCACAGTGAGGGGAATGGTGC carries:
- the DIPK2B gene encoding divergent protein kinase domain 2B, whose translation is MGRWICHLCSRVADSWLLLLLVLALSCSPAAAVTASPSAPHVKPSYSFGRTFLGLDKCNACIGTSICKKFFKEEIRFDTWLSSRLKLPPSYLLSYSGNYTDDAQSWRLVDITRLTTKYQHDQADKRICTSLLKTKTCSLERALRRTHRFQKWLRAKRLTPDLVQGLSSPMLRCPSQRLLDRIVRRYAEVPDAGSIYMDHLTDRDKLRLLYTLSVNSHPILLQIFPDVEGWPFPRYLGSCGRLVVSASTQPLRDFFGAAPEVAADLALQLLAVLRSMGTNDLNYFFYFTHVDAGTFGVFSNGHLFIRDASTLGIIDKEEGSQLIDGQQEYKDIFSCLTVDCQSAFVSCNSIREKQSLVMVCQELLPKLLKGKFLQPVQEKIDSFLQHCADGLADDQGVNEALAKLAELLKPLRSCDSRFAYRYPDCKYSDKY